Proteins from a genomic interval of Candidatus Methanoperedens sp.:
- a CDS encoding DUF63 family protein, with product MVNNLLDYIVRSATDVETYNPINTLLFGLLFAVGILFVYAYIINRFGLRIDGRFLFAASMWAFFAMSIRLLHDTGFTDSVWFITPYVTLIDFSLAISLLFLSIYIQRIKKIDYWKTWGTSGAILGIIVLSLSTLSNWEGFGLVVILWTASLLILVGARKIFPNFLTWWNIGVLETQLMDAAGSFAGITFFGFSEEHVLGGAAIKYAESIGLTLFGSGSWVMFLLKLVVLVPVLYYIDRYPGDINEKKYIKTVIFVLGLAIGLRNGFNILILKA from the coding sequence ATGGTTAATAATCTTTTGGATTACATTGTACGTTCTGCAACCGATGTGGAAACTTATAATCCCATAAATACCCTTCTTTTTGGCTTGCTGTTTGCAGTCGGCATTCTTTTCGTTTACGCATACATAATAAACAGGTTTGGGCTAAGGATTGACGGGCGTTTTCTTTTTGCAGCAAGCATGTGGGCTTTTTTTGCAATGAGCATACGGCTTCTTCACGACACTGGCTTTACGGATTCGGTGTGGTTTATCACTCCCTACGTAACGCTGATCGATTTTTCCCTTGCGATATCATTGCTTTTCCTGTCCATATACATACAGAGGATAAAAAAAATCGATTACTGGAAAACATGGGGAACATCAGGAGCGATCCTTGGGATTATAGTGCTCTCGCTTTCGACGCTTTCCAACTGGGAAGGATTTGGGTTGGTTGTGATTCTCTGGACAGCCTCTCTCCTCATCCTTGTCGGGGCAAGGAAAATATTTCCGAATTTCCTAACATGGTGGAATATCGGCGTACTTGAGACGCAGCTGATGGATGCTGCAGGCTCGTTTGCAGGCATAACATTCTTTGGCTTCTCAGAGGAGCATGTCCTTGGAGGCGCGGCGATAAAATACGCAGAATCCATCGGGCTTACTCTGTTCGGCTCAGGGTCATGGGTGATGTTTCTTTTGAAGCTTGTCGTGCTTGTGCCCGTACTTTATTATATTGACAGGTATCCCGGTGACATAAACGAGAAGAAGTATATCAAGACGGTGATATTTGTTCTTGGGCTTGCAATCGGGCTGCGGAACGGATTTAATATTCTGATTCTCAAGGCATAA